A portion of the Sphaerochaeta pleomorpha str. Grapes genome contains these proteins:
- a CDS encoding response regulator transcription factor: MTQTILIADDEPKLVALVSKYLESEGFLVIACQNGTEAMEAFHRHSLDCLILDINMPGLDGLSVARGVRKESDIPIIFLSARTEEIDRIVGFELGADDYIPKPFSPREMVARVKAILRRKVQSPDKETPVIVHGPITINIPKRTITVEGKPVELTAAQFDILVFMTQQPGRVWSRLDLLGASTGSAFEGYERTIDAQIKNIRKALGDESDKSRFIETVRGIGYRFMEQPHEA, from the coding sequence ATGACACAGACGATTCTCATTGCAGACGATGAACCAAAACTTGTAGCACTGGTTTCAAAATATTTGGAATCCGAAGGGTTTTTGGTAATCGCCTGCCAAAATGGAACCGAAGCCATGGAAGCTTTTCACAGGCATTCACTCGACTGCCTTATCCTCGATATAAATATGCCTGGCCTCGATGGGCTCTCCGTTGCCAGAGGAGTTCGTAAAGAATCTGATATCCCGATCATCTTTCTTTCTGCAAGGACTGAGGAAATCGACAGGATTGTCGGCTTCGAACTCGGAGCTGATGACTATATCCCCAAACCATTCAGTCCAAGGGAGATGGTTGCACGGGTAAAAGCAATCCTCAGGAGAAAAGTACAGAGCCCTGACAAGGAAACGCCTGTGATAGTGCATGGTCCCATCACAATAAATATTCCCAAAAGGACTATAACCGTAGAGGGAAAACCTGTCGAACTGACTGCAGCCCAGTTCGACATCCTGGTTTTCATGACCCAGCAACCGGGAAGGGTGTGGAGCAGGCTCGACCTGCTTGGAGCCTCTACCGGTTCGGCTTTCGAGGGGTATGAAAGGACAATCGATGCCCAGATCAAGAATATCAGGAAGGCCCTTGGCGATGAAAGCGATAAATCCAGGTTCATCGAGACCGTACGCGGTATAGGGTATCGTTTCATGGAACAACCCCATGAAGCTTAA
- a CDS encoding SHOCT domain-containing protein: protein MGLFMVIIPIIVILLLVRYLDVPGRKTSSSATALELLKKRYASGEVSKADFLQMKKDLQE, encoded by the coding sequence ATGGGATTATTTATGGTAATTATTCCGATTATTGTCATTTTGCTTCTGGTTCGGTACCTGGATGTTCCAGGACGGAAAACCTCTTCCTCGGCAACTGCCCTGGAATTGCTCAAGAAACGGTATGCAAGTGGCGAAGTTTCGAAAGCGGATTTTTTGCAAATGAAAAAGGATTTGCAGGAGTAG
- a CDS encoding PhzF family phenazine biosynthesis protein, translating into MQFYQVDVFSQTVLGGNGLTVVLAEGFLDENLMLKIAQEFKQFETVFVFPQENNIFPLRIFTVQEELPFAGHPILGTAGLLHRVLYPGKREINLSIKLGNRIICVTSREEGSFHSVVMNQGKPQFLGLVDRNRYASICASISCSEKDLYPGYPLEVVSTGLPYLLVPIRGVLPNLHIANPDFESLLSGFGAKFAYVFDPESMECRSWDNSGIFEDSATGSAAGPLVAYLVSHGYKERGKPIMIKQGRFVYRPSILTGWMESGKPGNIFIKGEVALFASGTLVVPQ; encoded by the coding sequence ATGCAATTCTATCAAGTGGATGTATTCTCCCAGACTGTTCTGGGAGGGAATGGATTGACTGTCGTTTTGGCCGAAGGATTTCTCGATGAAAATCTGATGCTGAAAATCGCCCAGGAGTTCAAGCAGTTCGAGACTGTGTTCGTTTTCCCCCAGGAGAATAACATTTTTCCGTTGAGAATATTTACCGTCCAGGAGGAACTGCCCTTTGCAGGGCATCCCATCCTCGGTACGGCTGGATTGCTGCATAGGGTTCTCTATCCCGGAAAACGGGAAATAAACCTATCGATAAAACTAGGCAACAGGATAATTTGCGTTACCTCAAGGGAGGAAGGCTCCTTTCATTCGGTCGTCATGAACCAAGGGAAACCCCAGTTTCTGGGTTTGGTTGACCGTAACCGGTACGCTTCGATTTGTGCATCAATTAGCTGTTCTGAAAAAGACCTGTATCCAGGGTATCCCTTGGAAGTAGTCTCCACAGGCCTTCCCTATCTACTGGTTCCCATACGGGGCGTTCTGCCGAACTTGCACATTGCCAATCCTGATTTCGAGTCCTTGCTTTCCGGTTTCGGTGCAAAATTCGCTTATGTCTTCGACCCTGAATCGATGGAATGCCGGTCTTGGGATAACAGTGGTATCTTTGAGGATAGTGCCACAGGAAGTGCAGCGGGTCCTTTGGTCGCCTATTTGGTTTCCCACGGATACAAGGAACGCGGAAAGCCAATCATGATCAAACAAGGTCGTTTCGTATACAGGCCAAGCATACTCACCGGGTGGATGGAATCGGGGAAACCGGGCAATATTTTCATTAAGGGTGAGGTGGCCCTATTTGCCTCGGGTACCCTGGTAGTTCCCCAATGA
- a CDS encoding sugar ABC transporter ATP-binding protein → MNNVVLSMKAIDKRFSGVHALKQVDFDLYEGEIHALVGENGAGKSTLMKALTGIFPKDSGEIHYMGRLFNPRGPKQALNAGIAIVHQELNMMDHLTVAQNLFIGRESTKLNGLFLDEKQQNNRARQLLAKLHMDIDPELKLAKLTVGKQQMVEIAKAVSYNLKVLILDEPTAALTDREIEDLFTIMRDLASKGVSMIYISHRLDEIGEISNRVTVLRDGELVGTRKTSELSKEEMINMMVGRVIYEQPKSHSNVPPDAPVVLKVANLNAGNLVQDVSFELHKGEILGFAGLMGAGRTETARALYGADKATGIIEIQGHRIYIDSPMDAVKNGIGYLSEDRKRFGLAIRLPVMDNAVMASYEELTPTFLLHTRNLVKATGEYVQKLKIKTPSLHQYVKNLSGGNQQKVVIAKWLIKNSSVLIFDEPTRGIDVGAKSEIYSLMNELVKEGKSIIMISSELGEVLRMSDRIVVMCEGRITGILDIAEATQEKIMGLATLSR, encoded by the coding sequence TTGAACAATGTTGTGTTGTCAATGAAAGCCATAGACAAGCGCTTTTCCGGTGTGCATGCTCTGAAACAAGTAGATTTCGACCTCTATGAGGGAGAAATCCATGCGCTTGTTGGCGAAAATGGTGCAGGTAAATCAACTCTCATGAAAGCCCTCACGGGAATTTTTCCCAAGGATTCGGGGGAGATTCACTATATGGGCAGGTTATTCAACCCCCGCGGTCCCAAACAGGCCCTTAATGCCGGTATTGCAATTGTCCACCAGGAATTGAATATGATGGACCATCTTACCGTTGCCCAGAATCTCTTCATCGGCAGGGAATCTACCAAGCTCAATGGACTGTTCCTCGATGAGAAACAACAAAACAACCGTGCCCGCCAATTGCTTGCAAAACTGCACATGGACATCGATCCTGAATTGAAACTTGCCAAACTCACCGTAGGGAAACAGCAGATGGTCGAAATAGCAAAGGCTGTCAGCTATAATCTCAAGGTGTTGATCCTTGACGAACCGACCGCAGCCCTGACGGACAGGGAGATCGAAGACCTTTTTACTATTATGCGGGACCTTGCCTCAAAAGGCGTTTCCATGATTTATATCTCCCATCGTCTCGACGAGATAGGCGAGATTTCCAACAGGGTAACCGTATTGCGGGATGGAGAACTTGTAGGAACGAGAAAAACCAGTGAACTGAGCAAAGAAGAAATGATCAACATGATGGTCGGAAGAGTCATCTATGAACAACCCAAGAGTCATAGCAATGTTCCCCCTGACGCTCCTGTGGTGTTGAAAGTTGCTAATCTCAACGCAGGTAATCTTGTCCAAGATGTCAGTTTTGAGCTGCATAAGGGTGAAATACTTGGCTTTGCCGGTCTGATGGGGGCGGGAAGGACCGAAACCGCCAGGGCTTTATATGGTGCTGACAAAGCAACCGGAATAATTGAAATACAGGGTCATCGAATATATATCGATAGTCCGATGGACGCAGTAAAGAATGGAATCGGGTACCTTTCGGAAGACCGGAAACGGTTTGGGCTGGCTATCAGGCTTCCTGTAATGGACAATGCCGTTATGGCTTCCTATGAGGAACTTACCCCCACGTTTTTGCTTCATACCAGAAACCTGGTCAAAGCTACCGGGGAATATGTTCAGAAATTGAAAATAAAGACACCCTCGCTACATCAATATGTCAAAAACCTTTCGGGGGGAAACCAACAAAAAGTAGTCATTGCAAAATGGCTGATAAAAAATAGTTCCGTTCTTATTTTCGATGAGCCGACCAGGGGTATTGATGTAGGGGCGAAGAGCGAAATCTATTCTCTGATGAATGAATTGGTCAAGGAAGGGAAATCGATCATCATGATCAGTTCAGAATTGGGGGAAGTCTTGCGAATGAGCGACAGGATTGTGGTGATGTGCGAAGGCAGGATAACCGGAATCCTTGACATAGCGGAAGCAACCCAGGAAAAAATAATGGGTTTGGCAACGCTTTCCCGATAG
- a CDS encoding ABC transporter permease subunit produces MDNNDTVDLQEKKSFINMQKLLAPLALIIIYAFFSLFGRNFFSFTTLVNILDSSYYIGFIAIGVTFVIITGGIDLSCGTVMMCAAIIGGTAYKSWGWPMWLSLVLILSVGVAFGFFNGILISRLGLPPFIATLGTQMISLGTGSIVSNVRSATFPARGASDSWFKSIFKFITEDNASIPTGAIVLFLTAFIAYLLLNRTKMGRYIFAIGSNKDAARLSGVDVRKWEMMAYVVAGFTAGMGGIAFAAVYTTVMPAQGAGFELYAIAGAVIGGTSLSGGAGSVLGTMIGVYIMSVLRSGLPSMDLQAQYQTFFTGVVVIGAVLLDIYRNKKASEVRIQTPADQFREESLHEIDTLKQRLEKELSREEKTKIQQEIRQIRVNMKKTYARMRKEEKEQKARLALEEKEFEMTVRDEKS; encoded by the coding sequence ATGGATAACAACGACACTGTAGATTTGCAAGAGAAGAAAAGTTTCATCAATATGCAGAAGCTCCTTGCTCCTCTGGCATTGATAATCATCTATGCATTTTTCTCGCTGTTCGGGAGAAATTTCTTCTCCTTCACCACTTTGGTAAACATCCTCGATTCTTCCTATTATATTGGATTTATTGCCATCGGGGTTACGTTCGTAATTATAACCGGTGGGATAGACCTGAGTTGTGGCACTGTGATGATGTGTGCTGCAATCATTGGGGGAACTGCCTACAAGTCATGGGGCTGGCCCATGTGGCTGTCTCTGGTGCTCATCCTCTCTGTGGGCGTTGCCTTCGGATTTTTCAACGGAATTCTCATTTCTCGGTTGGGACTTCCCCCGTTCATAGCCACTTTGGGGACCCAGATGATCAGCCTTGGTACCGGCTCGATAGTCTCCAACGTCCGGAGTGCAACCTTTCCAGCCAGAGGTGCATCAGACAGCTGGTTCAAGAGTATCTTCAAATTCATCACAGAAGACAACGCTTCGATTCCCACAGGGGCCATTGTCTTGTTCCTGACAGCTTTCATTGCCTATCTTCTTTTGAACAGGACAAAGATGGGTAGGTATATCTTTGCCATCGGTTCAAACAAGGATGCCGCCAGGCTTTCAGGGGTGGATGTTCGAAAATGGGAAATGATGGCCTATGTAGTAGCTGGTTTTACTGCCGGGATGGGTGGTATCGCGTTTGCTGCGGTATATACGACTGTTATGCCTGCCCAAGGGGCTGGATTCGAATTGTATGCCATCGCAGGGGCTGTTATCGGGGGTACTTCGCTTAGCGGAGGTGCCGGCTCGGTTTTGGGTACCATGATAGGTGTCTATATCATGAGCGTGCTTCGTTCGGGGCTTCCTTCCATGGACCTTCAGGCCCAATATCAGACATTCTTTACCGGTGTAGTGGTAATCGGGGCAGTTCTGCTTGATATCTACCGGAATAAAAAGGCCTCGGAAGTGAGAATACAGACTCCGGCGGACCAATTCCGCGAGGAGTCCTTGCATGAGATCGATACTTTGAAACAGCGCTTGGAGAAAGAGCTTTCCCGCGAGGAAAAAACAAAGATTCAACAAGAGATCAGACAGATCAGGGTCAATATGAAAAAGACGTATGCCAGAATGAGAAAGGAGGAAAAAGAGCAGAAAGCACGTTTGGCCCTTGAGGAAAAAGAGTTTGAGATGACAGTCAGGGACGAGAAATCCTAG
- a CDS encoding ABC transporter substrate-binding protein, which yields MKKTLVVLLALVVLASFAPIFAQATQEMGKPYIAVVSKGEQHDFWQQVKLGANAAAAKYNVDITFEGPPSESDVQIQVEMLNNAMAKNPVAIALAALNTSSVLDQLQEIQAKGIPVIGFDSGVPEAPKGSIWANASTDNYNAAGMAAKKMFEVIKPKIEMATDAKPVKIVVLNQDASGESLLSRGKGFRDTMVELITTQTKLTKNDIKVMGNTAYIAADSPTMGKKVLIEMVVPASSAMTDATNASQAVLNKIVSDHVLGIFCSNEATVKGLLAATNDGAMLKSNPNYKDVVVIGYDAGAGQKNAVRKGYFLGSITQDPYSIGYQAVELAYKAYKGEPVADVDTGAKFYDKTNMDNDDIKGLLYD from the coding sequence ATGAAAAAGACCTTGGTTGTTCTGCTAGCTTTGGTTGTACTAGCCTCGTTTGCTCCGATTTTTGCCCAAGCGACACAGGAAATGGGAAAACCGTACATTGCGGTTGTTTCAAAGGGTGAACAACACGATTTCTGGCAACAGGTAAAACTGGGGGCTAATGCAGCCGCTGCCAAGTACAACGTGGATATTACCTTTGAGGGCCCACCGTCGGAAAGCGATGTCCAGATCCAGGTAGAGATGCTGAATAATGCTATGGCAAAGAACCCAGTGGCAATTGCCTTGGCAGCTTTGAATACAAGCAGCGTCCTTGACCAGCTTCAGGAAATCCAGGCAAAGGGTATTCCGGTAATCGGTTTTGACTCTGGTGTTCCAGAGGCCCCAAAAGGATCCATCTGGGCAAATGCTTCCACAGACAATTACAATGCAGCCGGTATGGCCGCAAAGAAAATGTTTGAAGTGATCAAACCCAAGATTGAAATGGCAACCGATGCAAAGCCTGTAAAGATTGTCGTACTGAATCAGGATGCTTCCGGCGAATCATTGCTAAGCAGGGGAAAAGGGTTCCGCGATACCATGGTAGAGCTTATCACCACCCAGACCAAACTGACGAAAAACGATATCAAGGTAATGGGTAACACTGCCTATATCGCTGCAGATAGCCCGACGATGGGAAAGAAAGTTCTCATTGAGATGGTAGTTCCTGCTTCATCGGCAATGACCGATGCCACCAACGCCTCTCAGGCTGTGCTCAATAAAATCGTTTCCGACCATGTACTCGGTATTTTCTGTTCCAACGAAGCTACTGTCAAGGGTTTGCTTGCTGCAACCAATGATGGTGCAATGTTGAAATCCAACCCCAATTACAAAGATGTTGTCGTAATCGGGTATGATGCTGGAGCTGGTCAAAAGAATGCGGTACGTAAGGGTTATTTCCTTGGTTCCATTACCCAAGACCCGTATTCGATTGGTTACCAGGCAGTTGAGTTGGCTTATAAGGCCTATAAGGGCGAGCCAGTTGCCGATGTTGACACCGGTGCAAAGTTCTATGACAAGACCAACATGGACAATGATGATATCAAGGGACTTCTCTACGATTAA
- a CDS encoding LacI family DNA-binding transcriptional regulator, which translates to MKREGENPITIREVARCAGVSIATVSRVINDSLTVTPKTREKVSAAMIGLGYTRNEVARSLKIRHTRTIGIIAPELSNTFFMEVLESMEKVFSQRGYTMVICSSSNSVEEEQKKLQVMMERTVDALVIIPVSDVSDHFQGKMLSSIPMVIVDRQLPRLHTDTVLTDNRYGVQQVIKALVQEGFTRIGFIGGSLHIPTAKERYAGYLNAMEEANLTVEGEYVFLEGAMDQKSGYSSIQRILQKQDHPQAFFIANDLLHLGATTYLMETFSPGNRPSLVFASFDYLSYSPLLQFCHYAVFQPLEEIGKSVAELLLRRLDDDWEGFPQQILFKPEIKVMHANATPQLQFPIQDSGKASSQVNC; encoded by the coding sequence ATGAAACGTGAGGGAGAAAACCCCATAACCATCAGGGAAGTTGCTCGGTGTGCCGGGGTTTCGATTGCAACGGTATCGAGGGTCATCAACGATTCTTTGACGGTGACACCTAAAACCCGGGAAAAAGTGAGCGCCGCAATGATTGGATTGGGGTATACCCGAAATGAGGTTGCCCGGTCTTTGAAAATTCGACATACAAGGACTATCGGTATAATCGCCCCGGAACTTTCCAATACGTTCTTCATGGAAGTCTTGGAATCGATGGAGAAGGTTTTTTCTCAACGTGGGTATACGATGGTTATCTGTTCTTCAAGCAACTCGGTTGAGGAAGAACAAAAAAAACTACAAGTTATGATGGAACGCACTGTCGATGCATTGGTAATAATCCCGGTCAGTGATGTCAGTGATCATTTCCAGGGGAAGATGTTGTCAAGTATCCCAATGGTAATTGTAGACAGGCAGCTTCCACGATTACATACCGATACGGTTCTTACCGATAACCGATACGGTGTCCAGCAGGTTATCAAGGCACTCGTGCAGGAAGGTTTCACCAGGATTGGTTTCATAGGCGGGAGTCTGCACATCCCTACTGCCAAAGAACGGTATGCAGGGTATCTCAATGCGATGGAAGAGGCAAATCTTACTGTAGAGGGGGAATATGTTTTTCTCGAAGGTGCGATGGATCAGAAAAGCGGCTACTCCTCCATACAGCGGATACTGCAAAAGCAAGATCATCCACAGGCTTTCTTCATTGCGAACGATTTGCTCCACCTAGGGGCTACGACGTATTTGATGGAAACCTTTTCCCCGGGGAATCGTCCTTCTCTGGTATTCGCCAGTTTCGACTACCTTTCCTATTCCCCTTTACTCCAGTTCTGCCATTATGCAGTATTCCAGCCTTTGGAGGAGATCGGGAAATCGGTGGCAGAATTGTTGCTCCGTCGTCTCGATGATGACTGGGAAGGTTTTCCCCAGCAGATTCTTTTTAAACCTGAAATCAAGGTTATGCATGCCAACGCTACGCCTCAGTTGCAGTTTCCTATTCAGGATTCTGGGAAAGCCTCTTCACAGGTGAATTGCTAG
- a CDS encoding DUF3795 domain-containing protein produces the protein MEREKGFAFCGLACCVCSENADCPGCRNEGCKDKQWCKNFLCCKEKGLDGCYQCDQFPCTGSMLDKPRILAFSRFLALYGEEKLFACLQRNEEEGIVYHYPGKLTGDYDTKTTEKELFDLILYGKEYL, from the coding sequence ATGGAACGAGAAAAAGGGTTTGCCTTTTGCGGCCTTGCCTGCTGTGTGTGCAGTGAAAATGCTGACTGCCCGGGATGTCGTAATGAGGGTTGTAAGGATAAGCAGTGGTGCAAAAATTTTCTCTGTTGCAAAGAAAAAGGACTGGATGGCTGTTATCAGTGCGATCAATTCCCCTGCACGGGAAGCATGCTTGACAAGCCCAGGATACTCGCCTTTTCCAGATTTCTGGCCCTCTACGGGGAAGAGAAATTGTTTGCATGTCTGCAGAGAAATGAGGAAGAAGGAATTGTCTATCATTATCCGGGAAAATTGACAGGGGATTATGATACGAAAACTACCGAAAAAGAGCTTTTTGATTTGATTTTATATGGGAAAGAATATCTCTGA
- a CDS encoding YhcH/YjgK/YiaL family protein codes for MIIDQISEMHRYIPLLPALGKVVEIVESGILDSIALGQYTTDDERVRYNVFTYGTKQDFPGEYEIHRREADVQILLQGSEKMDIAKRTALTETMAYDEKNDALMASGASLVSYHASDDTFALFLPGEPHAPNLTDSTFCEVKKVVFKILVD; via the coding sequence ATGATTATTGATCAGATTTCAGAAATGCACAGATATATTCCCCTTCTTCCGGCGCTTGGGAAAGTCGTAGAGATAGTAGAGAGCGGCATCCTCGACTCTATCGCGTTGGGACAATATACAACCGATGATGAGCGGGTCAGGTATAATGTCTTTACCTACGGGACCAAACAGGATTTCCCCGGTGAGTATGAAATCCATAGAAGGGAAGCAGATGTACAGATTCTGTTGCAAGGTTCTGAGAAAATGGATATTGCAAAAAGGACAGCGTTGACCGAGACAATGGCCTATGACGAGAAAAATGACGCTTTGATGGCTAGTGGAGCTTCCTTGGTCTCCTATCATGCAAGTGATGATACGTTTGCCCTTTTCCTGCCAGGTGAACCCCATGCTCCCAATCTGACGGACAGTACCTTTTGCGAGGTAAAGAAAGTGGTTTTCAAGATTCTGGTTGACTGA
- a CDS encoding FadR/GntR family transcriptional regulator has product MEDFTLVRTNLSQQVAEHLEEVILSSKLSKIDEKLPSELALSRQYNVSRPVIREALKLLQERGLVVMKNGDGSYVTKPETDTIMQAVNRIMQMGNISSDDLAQVRSMLEISSAQLAAKNATDAQLLEIEAIADSMKDASLSLKQRVEKDSAFHIGIARASGNKLLETFLQVIAPLLPDYMGKGVLLPGGIEDGVHRHSLLVEALKSHSPEKAAKAMGEHLAASRDNVREFDSRLSRKPRS; this is encoded by the coding sequence ATGGAAGATTTTACATTAGTCAGGACAAACCTAAGCCAGCAAGTGGCTGAACACCTAGAAGAAGTGATCCTATCCTCCAAATTATCGAAAATCGATGAGAAGCTTCCTTCTGAATTGGCTTTGTCGCGTCAGTACAATGTCAGTAGACCGGTAATTCGAGAAGCTTTAAAGCTGTTGCAGGAACGAGGGTTGGTTGTCATGAAGAATGGTGATGGGTCCTATGTTACCAAACCTGAGACCGATACCATTATGCAAGCGGTAAACAGAATCATGCAGATGGGCAATATATCCTCTGATGATCTGGCTCAAGTGCGGTCGATGCTCGAGATTTCTTCAGCCCAATTGGCAGCTAAAAATGCAACCGACGCACAACTTCTGGAGATTGAAGCCATTGCGGATTCGATGAAAGATGCTTCTTTATCCCTGAAACAACGTGTCGAGAAAGACAGCGCGTTCCATATAGGCATAGCAAGGGCAAGTGGAAACAAATTGCTTGAAACCTTTCTTCAAGTCATTGCTCCCTTGTTGCCTGACTATATGGGAAAAGGTGTATTGCTTCCCGGCGGTATCGAAGACGGGGTGCATAGGCATAGCCTACTTGTTGAAGCACTGAAAAGTCATTCGCCAGAGAAGGCCGCAAAGGCAATGGGAGAGCACTTGGCAGCTTCCCGAGACAACGTTCGGGAATTTGATTCCCGCTTATCCAGGAAACCTCGGTCTTGA
- a CDS encoding sialic acid TRAP transporter substrate-binding protein SiaP, with the protein MKKLTIVLLLVAMALPMAFAQGASESAKPVELVYTMTAVPTDAHAGAMKVFKETVEKASNGQIKVLTYDSASLFKQEQEVSAVKSGQADITATSASWLTDGSPWVSMFTAGYMFKSYDHMTSVLNGPIGQEVFNKIAQEQGIRPLGAEYLGTRQINLVVDKAIKTPEDLKGIKLRMPNSDSWIFLGKAIGANPTPISFSELYMALQTKTVDGQDNPLPTDKNAKFYEVTKSITITNHLVDSVWPAINEKKWQSLTEQQKGWVMEGVKAGIKYCDETNLKAEAELVEFFKSQGLKVYYADINAFSEHVLPLYLASDYAKSWDMDMFKKVQEAAK; encoded by the coding sequence ATGAAAAAGCTTACTATCGTTCTGTTACTGGTTGCCATGGCTCTACCAATGGCATTTGCCCAGGGTGCTTCCGAAAGCGCAAAACCTGTCGAATTGGTCTATACCATGACTGCTGTTCCAACCGATGCCCATGCCGGTGCCATGAAAGTATTCAAGGAAACGGTAGAGAAGGCTTCCAATGGACAGATTAAGGTTCTTACCTATGATTCGGCTTCTTTGTTCAAGCAGGAACAGGAAGTCTCTGCAGTCAAGAGCGGGCAGGCAGATATTACTGCTACCAGTGCTTCCTGGTTGACTGATGGATCCCCTTGGGTGTCTATGTTCACAGCTGGCTATATGTTCAAGAGCTATGATCACATGACCTCAGTACTCAATGGACCCATCGGACAAGAAGTATTCAATAAGATTGCCCAGGAACAGGGAATTCGTCCCCTTGGTGCCGAATATCTCGGAACAAGGCAGATTAACCTGGTAGTAGACAAAGCCATCAAGACCCCTGAGGATCTCAAAGGGATCAAACTCAGAATGCCCAATTCCGATTCTTGGATTTTCCTTGGAAAAGCAATTGGTGCAAACCCCACCCCGATTTCTTTCAGTGAGTTGTACATGGCTTTGCAGACCAAGACTGTCGACGGTCAGGACAACCCTCTCCCGACAGACAAGAACGCCAAGTTCTATGAAGTCACTAAGTCTATTACTATCACCAACCACCTGGTTGACAGTGTCTGGCCCGCCATCAACGAGAAAAAATGGCAGTCCCTCACCGAACAGCAGAAAGGCTGGGTAATGGAAGGCGTCAAGGCAGGTATCAAGTATTGTGACGAAACCAACTTGAAGGCAGAAGCTGAATTGGTAGAATTCTTCAAGAGCCAGGGTTTGAAAGTCTATTATGCTGACATCAATGCTTTCAGTGAGCATGTTCTTCCCCTCTATCTTGCAAGTGATTATGCAAAGAGCTGGGACATGGATATGTTCAAGAAAGTCCAGGAAGCAGCGAAATAA
- a CDS encoding TRAP transporter small permease, producing MKKTALFLREFFEVYVPILSFTAMFVTFILQVFFRYVVNHPLLWTQDVIVIGFCWTVIFGACYTMREHSHVQFTMLYELYSPKLAAGTRLAGNLLIVGTFAVMLIPSIRYSFFLGFQMTPVLRVSYTYIFLPFCYFLCSIIGYTIPSIREDWKVLTGKLTDSVDHLKKMDVEEGQLV from the coding sequence GTGAAAAAGACTGCACTGTTTCTCAGGGAATTCTTTGAGGTCTATGTACCCATTCTTTCCTTTACTGCCATGTTTGTTACATTCATCCTGCAGGTGTTTTTCCGGTATGTAGTCAACCATCCCTTGCTTTGGACCCAGGATGTTATCGTCATAGGATTTTGCTGGACTGTTATCTTTGGTGCCTGTTATACCATGCGGGAACACAGCCATGTACAATTCACGATGCTTTACGAGTTATACAGTCCCAAGTTGGCAGCGGGTACCCGCCTAGCTGGAAATCTTCTGATTGTAGGTACTTTCGCTGTTATGCTGATCCCCTCCATTCGTTATTCCTTTTTCCTGGGATTCCAGATGACTCCGGTATTGCGTGTTTCCTACACCTACATTTTCCTTCCGTTCTGTTATTTCTTATGTTCGATTATTGGTTATACCATCCCTTCAATCAGAGAGGACTGGAAGGTTTTGACCGGTAAACTTACTGACAGCGTCGACCATCTGAAGAAAATGGATGTCGAGGAGGGCCAGCTGGTATGA